A single genomic interval of uncultured Desulfobacter sp. harbors:
- the amt gene encoding ammonium transporter — protein MKYVLMILTSLACTITAAWAGTDDAPTVLTNAEAIELVQTHANYVWTLVAAVLVFFMQAGFAMVEAGFTRAKNCVNIMMKNLMDFSMGSLFYWAIGFGLMFGASKTGFFGTTGFFLSDFEVDGDPWVLAFWMFQVVFAATAATIVSGAMAERTKFTGYLVYSAVLSALIYPIFGSWAWGSLFNGSGWLEGLGFIDFAGSTVVHSVGGWAALAGAIVLGPRLGKFTKDGGVKPILGHNIPLAALGVFILWVGWFGFNPGSTTTADTSIAMIFVNTNMAAATGAVVAMIVSWLKFGKPEVGMSLNGALAGLVGITAGCANVTPGSSIIIGAVAGTLVVFSVLFFDKIKVDDPVGAISVHGVCGAWGTLAAGIFNIGGTSVKILSVQCIGIVSCFAWTFCTAFILFKVIDSTMGLRVSPEEEIEGLDSTEHGGNAYPDFLPNH, from the coding sequence ATGAAGTATGTACTTATGATTCTGACTTCGTTGGCTTGCACCATCACAGCAGCATGGGCCGGGACAGACGACGCCCCCACAGTGCTCACTAATGCCGAGGCCATTGAACTGGTCCAGACCCATGCCAACTACGTCTGGACCCTTGTTGCAGCAGTGCTTGTTTTCTTTATGCAGGCAGGGTTTGCCATGGTGGAAGCAGGTTTCACGCGTGCCAAAAATTGTGTAAACATCATGATGAAAAACCTGATGGACTTTTCCATGGGCTCACTTTTCTATTGGGCCATTGGGTTTGGTCTGATGTTCGGTGCCTCTAAAACCGGTTTTTTTGGGACCACCGGTTTTTTCCTAAGTGATTTTGAGGTGGATGGAGATCCCTGGGTACTGGCCTTCTGGATGTTCCAGGTTGTGTTTGCCGCAACAGCTGCCACCATTGTTTCCGGCGCCATGGCTGAACGGACTAAATTTACGGGTTACCTAGTGTACAGTGCCGTTCTATCCGCATTGATTTATCCCATCTTTGGTTCCTGGGCCTGGGGATCGCTGTTCAACGGTTCCGGCTGGCTTGAAGGGCTTGGCTTCATTGATTTTGCAGGCTCCACCGTAGTTCACTCTGTGGGCGGATGGGCTGCATTGGCAGGCGCTATCGTTCTTGGTCCCCGCCTTGGAAAATTCACCAAAGACGGTGGTGTTAAACCTATTCTGGGTCACAATATTCCCCTGGCCGCACTTGGTGTGTTCATCCTGTGGGTCGGCTGGTTTGGTTTCAACCCGGGTTCCACCACTACAGCAGATACATCTATTGCAATGATTTTTGTAAACACCAACATGGCTGCAGCTACCGGCGCTGTGGTGGCCATGATCGTTTCCTGGCTTAAATTTGGAAAGCCTGAAGTGGGTATGAGTTTGAATGGTGCCCTGGCAGGTCTGGTGGGTATTACTGCAGGCTGTGCCAATGTTACACCTGGTTCCTCTATTATAATCGGCGCCGTTGCCGGTACCCTGGTTGTTTTCTCCGTACTGTTTTTTGATAAAATTAAAGTTGACGATCCCGTTGGCGCGATTTCCGTGCACGGTGTATGTGGTGCCTGGGGAACCCTTGCTGCGGGTATCTTTAATATCGGCGGTACAAGTGTTAAAATTTTATCCGTACAGTGCATCGGTATTGTTTCCTGCTTTGCATGGACATTTTGCACGGCTTTTATCCTGTTCAAGGTTATTGACTCTACCATGGGCTTAAGGGTATCCCCGGAAGAAGAAATAGAAGGGCTTGATTCCACAGAACATGGTGGCAATGCGTATCCGGACTTTTTACCCAACCATTAA
- a CDS encoding EamA family transporter — MTVLVSRPVAGIFLGAIIISFSSVMVVLSHVNPIISAFYRVFFGCLFLLVPCALNKEFKHIGLRPCLMAVGCGLVFALDLISWHFCIGYVGPGLATILGNLQVFIMALAGALLFKEKLGPAYMIALPLAILGLYMIIGMDMAQLTPKYLI; from the coding sequence ATGACGGTTTTAGTCAGCCGGCCGGTTGCCGGTATTTTTTTAGGTGCAATAATCATCAGTTTTTCAAGTGTGATGGTGGTACTATCCCATGTGAATCCCATAATTTCAGCCTTTTACCGTGTGTTTTTCGGCTGCCTGTTTCTTCTGGTCCCATGTGCTTTAAATAAGGAATTTAAACATATCGGTCTTAGGCCCTGTCTAATGGCTGTCGGGTGCGGGCTTGTTTTTGCCTTGGATCTTATCTCCTGGCATTTTTGCATCGGATATGTGGGGCCGGGCCTTGCCACCATTCTCGGAAACCTGCAGGTTTTTATTATGGCCCTGGCAGGCGCACTTTTGTTCAAAGAGAAGCTGGGGCCTGCCTATATGATTGCTCTGCCCCTGGCGATTTTGGGACTGTATATGATTATCGGCATGGATATGGCGCAGTTGACGCCTAAATATCTAATTTAA
- a CDS encoding NifB/NifX family molybdenum-iron cluster-binding protein, which yields MKIAITTWGNRVSPVFDAAQTLLIADIENQSIHNKKYESFQPDDIIALAALLNRENVTALVCGAISETYATRLIENRIRMFAFVTGNTMDILNCLAINNIIKPAFMMPGCTPMPGTPLA from the coding sequence ATGAAAATTGCGATTACCACTTGGGGAAACCGGGTCTCTCCTGTGTTTGACGCAGCACAAACCCTTTTAATTGCAGATATTGAAAATCAAAGCATTCATAATAAAAAATATGAATCTTTCCAGCCGGACGATATCATCGCCTTGGCAGCGCTTTTAAACCGTGAAAACGTCACGGCCCTGGTTTGCGGGGCAATTTCAGAAACCTATGCGACCCGGCTTATTGAAAACAGAATCCGCATGTTCGCCTTTGTCACCGGCAATACTATGGATATACTGAATTGTCTGGCTATAAATAATATTATTAAACCGGCGTTTATGATGCCCGGATGCACGCCGATGCCGGGGACGCCCTTGGCCTGA
- a CDS encoding sigma 54-interacting transcriptional regulator, with the protein MSQNEKNTPLNNDTTKIILDSISDGVFTIDYNWKITSFNRAAEEITGICRQDAIGCHCWDVFRSNMCEQGCALKKTMNQGKPFVSSSAYIINSQQKKIPITASTSLLIDKNGEILGGVETFRDHSVVEALRKELTGGVRVGDMVSNSSAMKNIFNILPQIAESDSSVLIEGETGTGKELMAKAIHNTSHRKDCPFVAINCGALPDTLLESELFGYKKGAFTHAVKDKPGHFALADNGTIFLDEIADTSPAFQVRLLRVLQEREYIPLGGISKESSNVRIIAATNKNLTTMVENKEFRQDLYYRINVIKISLPPLRHRMEDIPYLVDQFVSRLNLRRNKNIQGLSPEVLAAFMAHDFPGNIRELENIIEHAFVLCAKEFITMAHLPPSIAAKSGPETGEHKNPVVAAQIKMITDALKRNNNNRNAAARDLGIHKSTLFRRIKKLGIQL; encoded by the coding sequence ATGTCCCAAAATGAGAAAAACACCCCGTTGAACAATGACACCACAAAAATCATCCTGGATTCAATTTCAGATGGGGTATTTACCATTGACTACAATTGGAAAATAACCTCTTTTAACAGGGCTGCCGAGGAGATTACCGGCATCTGCAGACAGGATGCCATAGGTTGCCATTGCTGGGATGTTTTCCGCTCCAACATGTGTGAACAGGGTTGTGCCCTGAAAAAAACAATGAATCAGGGCAAACCATTTGTATCAAGCTCCGCATATATTATTAACAGCCAACAGAAAAAAATTCCTATAACTGCATCCACCTCCCTGCTCATTGATAAAAATGGTGAAATTCTGGGTGGGGTGGAAACCTTCAGGGATCACTCTGTGGTGGAAGCCTTAAGAAAGGAACTGACAGGAGGAGTCCGGGTAGGCGACATGGTGAGCAACTCCAGTGCCATGAAAAATATTTTTAATATCCTTCCCCAAATTGCTGAAAGCGATTCATCCGTTTTGATCGAAGGAGAAACTGGTACGGGAAAAGAGTTAATGGCCAAGGCCATTCACAACACCAGCCACAGAAAAGATTGCCCCTTTGTGGCAATTAACTGCGGGGCCCTGCCGGACACTTTGCTGGAATCGGAACTATTTGGATATAAAAAGGGGGCATTCACCCATGCAGTTAAAGACAAACCCGGCCATTTTGCCCTGGCAGACAATGGTACGATATTTCTTGATGAAATCGCAGACACAAGCCCGGCCTTTCAGGTCAGGCTGCTTCGGGTACTTCAGGAACGCGAATATATTCCCCTTGGCGGCATAAGCAAAGAGAGTTCCAATGTCAGAATCATTGCCGCCACCAATAAAAACCTGACAACCATGGTGGAAAACAAAGAATTCCGTCAGGATCTTTATTACCGCATCAATGTTATTAAAATATCCCTGCCGCCCCTGCGCCATAGAATGGAAGATATACCCTACCTGGTGGATCAGTTTGTCTCCCGGTTGAACCTGCGCCGGAACAAAAATATCCAGGGGCTTTCCCCTGAGGTGCTTGCCGCATTCATGGCCCATGATTTCCCCGGAAATATCAGAGAACTTGAAAATATCATTGAACATGCCTTTGTCCTGTGCGCCAAAGAGTTCATCACCATGGCGCATCTGCCACCTTCGATTGCAGCCAAATCAGGACCGGAAACCGGTGAACATAAAAATCCGGTCGTTGCAGCACAGATCAAAATGATTACAGACGCATTGAAACGGAACAACAACAACCGAAATGCTGCAGCCCGGGACCTAGGGATACACAAAAGCACCTTGTTCAGGCGCATTAAAAAACTGGGAATCCAATTATAA
- a CDS encoding flagellar protein FlaG, protein MPSEPAAYEDRRHKGMTMTATSLTAQETTQERTPLISVDKLQNVQNTVENTEVKETKESSKQTTGPQMTTDEVKEMVEFFQEMSETIQTKLSFSVDEENNEVVVKIFDKESEELIRQFPSEEMLALQDKMSDLAGFLFDEKA, encoded by the coding sequence TTGCCTTCCGAACCGGCAGCCTATGAAGACAGGAGACACAAGGGAATGACCATGACCGCAACATCGCTTACAGCGCAGGAAACCACCCAGGAACGTACGCCTTTGATTTCCGTTGATAAGCTTCAGAACGTACAGAATACTGTTGAAAATACCGAAGTAAAGGAAACTAAAGAGTCCTCAAAGCAAACCACTGGGCCCCAGATGACCACTGACGAGGTCAAAGAGATGGTAGAATTTTTTCAGGAGATGTCCGAGACTATTCAAACCAAATTAAGCTTTTCGGTTGATGAAGAAAACAATGAAGTCGTTGTTAAGATTTTCGATAAGGAATCTGAAGAGCTGATTCGCCAGTTTCCATCCGAAGAGATGCTTGCTTTACAAGATAAAATGAGCGATCTTGCCGGTTTTCTGTTTGATGAGAAGGCCTAA
- the ettA gene encoding energy-dependent translational throttle protein EttA, with the protein MSEDTKKVIYSMINVSKFHGTRQVLKDISLSYFYGAKIGVLGLNGSGKSSLLKILAGVDTEFVGETILSKGFTVGFLEQEPLVDSDKTVREVVEEGVQETVDLLNEYEKISEAFAEPMSDDEMDALLEKQGKLQEKLDHIDAWDLDSRLKMAMDALRCPPEETPVSVISGGEKRRVALCRLLLQKPDILLLDEPTNHLDADSVAWLEQHLSRFEGTVIAVTHDRYFLDNVAGWILELDRGQGIPWKGNYSSWLEQKQQRLAKEEKSESKRRQTLARELEWIKMSPKGRRSKSKARITAYEELLKKDSKQQEQKMEIFIPPGPRLGSKVVVAKNVAKAFEDKLLVEDMNFVLPPGAIVGVVGPNGAGKTTLFKMITGKEQPDSGTIEIGDSVQVAYVDQERDTLDPEKTIYEVISGGSDTLLLGDREINARAYVGKFNFSGSDQQKKVKDISGGERNRVHMATMLQKQANLLLLDEPTNDLDVNTMRALEEALENFAGCAVIISHDRWFLDRIATHILAFEGDSQTLFFEGSYSDYEKDRRKRLGIKESQPTRIKYRQLTR; encoded by the coding sequence ATGTCCGAAGATACTAAAAAAGTTATTTACTCAATGATCAATGTGAGCAAATTCCATGGCACTCGCCAGGTGCTCAAGGATATTTCACTGTCCTATTTTTACGGGGCAAAAATCGGTGTGCTGGGCCTTAACGGTTCAGGCAAGTCATCACTTTTAAAAATTCTGGCAGGCGTAGACACCGAATTTGTAGGGGAAACCATTTTATCCAAGGGATTTACCGTGGGCTTTCTTGAACAGGAACCCCTGGTGGACTCGGATAAAACCGTACGGGAAGTGGTGGAAGAAGGGGTTCAGGAAACCGTAGACCTTTTAAACGAATATGAAAAAATTTCTGAAGCCTTTGCCGAACCCATGTCCGATGATGAGATGGACGCGCTGTTGGAAAAACAGGGAAAACTGCAGGAAAAACTTGACCACATAGATGCCTGGGACCTGGATTCCCGGCTTAAAATGGCCATGGACGCCCTTCGCTGCCCACCTGAAGAGACGCCTGTCAGCGTGATCTCCGGTGGCGAAAAACGCCGGGTGGCCCTGTGCCGCCTGCTGTTGCAGAAACCCGACATTCTGCTTTTGGATGAACCGACCAATCATCTTGACGCCGACTCCGTGGCCTGGCTGGAACAGCATTTAAGCCGGTTTGAAGGCACGGTCATTGCCGTCACCCATGACCGCTATTTCCTGGACAATGTGGCAGGCTGGATTCTGGAACTGGACAGGGGCCAAGGCATCCCCTGGAAAGGCAACTACTCTTCCTGGCTGGAACAAAAACAGCAGCGTCTGGCAAAGGAAGAAAAAAGTGAGAGCAAGCGCCGCCAGACGCTGGCCAGAGAGCTTGAGTGGATCAAGATGTCACCCAAGGGCCGGCGCTCCAAATCCAAGGCCAGAATTACGGCCTACGAAGAGCTGCTTAAAAAGGACAGCAAACAGCAGGAACAAAAAATGGAAATCTTTATTCCGCCGGGACCACGGCTTGGGTCAAAGGTCGTTGTGGCAAAAAATGTTGCCAAAGCCTTTGAGGACAAACTGCTGGTGGAAGATATGAACTTTGTCCTTCCACCGGGTGCCATTGTGGGTGTGGTGGGTCCCAATGGAGCCGGCAAGACCACGCTGTTTAAAATGATTACCGGAAAGGAACAACCCGATTCCGGCACCATTGAAATCGGCGACAGTGTGCAGGTTGCATATGTGGACCAGGAACGGGATACCCTGGACCCTGAAAAAACCATTTATGAAGTGATCTCCGGCGGAAGTGATACCCTTTTGCTGGGGGACAGAGAAATCAATGCCCGGGCCTATGTGGGCAAATTTAACTTCTCCGGCTCCGACCAGCAGAAAAAAGTTAAAGATATTTCAGGGGGTGAGCGCAACCGGGTGCACATGGCCACCATGCTTCAAAAACAGGCCAACCTACTGCTTTTGGACGAACCCACCAATGACCTGGATGTCAATACCATGCGGGCATTGGAAGAAGCCCTTGAAAACTTTGCAGGGTGTGCTGTGATCATCAGCCATGACCGGTGGTTCCTGGACCGCATCGCCACCCATATCCTTGCCTTTGAAGGCGACAGCCAAACCCTGTTCTTTGAAGGGTCTTATTCAGATTATGAAAAGGATCGCAGAAAACGACTGGGGATAAAGGAAAGCCAGCCCACAAGGATCAAATACCGCCAGCTGACTCGATAG
- a CDS encoding DEAD/DEAH box helicase, whose protein sequence is MKKRYYRSGKKNSESRPSRPIHYPELTAGADKSLKKIFSQIGVPEKQPFVPDPFQLEAIEAINTSDCLVTAPTGAGKTWIAEQAAKRILENNGKVWYATPLKALTNSIHAAFSKIFGKENVGILTGDIKENTNADIIIGTTEILRNQLYDAMYTGQNLKCDLIILDEAHFLGDAERGVVWEEIMIYLPVRIPLLLLSATIGNPDQIAGWLSTIRDKRCKVVENTQRPVPLFPLFFHPSGTLYPLLEKTGTNGNRTRLYKKVYKFNQSAKRLMLAPPGKLPKFSDILKVLSHFDLLPAIFFLKSRVECDRAIKLCDGSLLKHAPEKKQALMERLVQLTADNPHLSAHPQRTYLEETATAAHHSGHLPAWKVVVETLMAEGLLDAMFATSTVAAGVNFPARSVVILNSDRFNGRDFLSLTASEFQQMAGRAGRRGMDNIGFATLLPGKYMDVSLVAKLVNAPPLNVDSQIKIDFSMVLNLLLSNTPEQVRTLLEKSFASYLIAIGAKAGKSGRKARKKFGNDMEYLWLDFTEHMDFLIQEGFVTPEGTRPAALTEDGIWASKLRIDSPLLVAQSLRDKLLPERDPALLAAMMAAFVNEKEFKDDMLFNTALSKRLKDAFMVLRRGLKPFAIKMLQSGFPAPNLFIQPATLVYAWAHDTPWDELMRKSDFAEGDFARLILRTAENLRQMTHLKQDFPVFAKTAAEAIDMILKSPVLTV, encoded by the coding sequence ATGAAAAAAAGATATTATCGTTCCGGAAAGAAAAACTCCGAATCCAGACCATCACGTCCCATTCATTACCCCGAGCTCACGGCCGGGGCCGACAAATCATTGAAAAAAATCTTTAGTCAGATAGGTGTCCCCGAAAAACAGCCTTTCGTACCGGACCCGTTTCAACTTGAAGCCATTGAGGCCATCAACACATCGGACTGTCTTGTCACAGCCCCCACAGGTGCCGGAAAAACCTGGATTGCAGAGCAGGCCGCCAAAAGGATATTGGAAAACAACGGCAAGGTGTGGTATGCCACGCCTTTAAAGGCGTTGACCAACTCAATCCATGCTGCTTTTTCAAAAATATTCGGCAAGGAAAATGTCGGCATTCTCACCGGTGACATTAAGGAAAACACAAACGCAGACATTATCATCGGCACCACGGAAATTTTAAGAAACCAACTCTATGATGCCATGTACACAGGTCAGAACCTGAAATGTGACTTGATTATCCTGGACGAAGCCCATTTTCTTGGCGATGCCGAACGCGGCGTGGTCTGGGAAGAGATCATGATCTACCTGCCCGTGCGCATCCCGCTGCTTTTACTGTCCGCAACCATCGGCAATCCGGACCAGATTGCAGGCTGGCTGTCCACCATTCGGGACAAGAGGTGTAAAGTGGTGGAAAACACCCAACGGCCGGTTCCCCTGTTTCCTTTATTTTTTCATCCGTCGGGCACCCTTTATCCATTGCTTGAAAAAACGGGAACAAACGGCAACCGGACCCGTCTTTATAAAAAGGTCTATAAATTCAACCAGTCAGCTAAACGCCTGATGCTGGCCCCGCCGGGCAAACTGCCCAAATTTTCAGATATCCTCAAGGTGCTTTCCCATTTTGATTTGCTGCCGGCCATATTTTTCTTAAAATCCCGGGTAGAATGCGACCGGGCAATAAAACTATGCGATGGCAGCTTACTGAAGCATGCGCCTGAAAAAAAACAGGCACTGATGGAGCGGCTTGTACAGCTCACCGCAGACAATCCCCATTTATCCGCCCATCCCCAGCGGACCTACCTGGAGGAAACCGCCACGGCCGCCCACCATTCAGGGCACTTACCCGCCTGGAAGGTAGTGGTGGAGACCTTAATGGCCGAAGGACTTTTAGATGCCATGTTTGCCACCTCCACGGTGGCAGCCGGCGTGAATTTCCCGGCGCGGTCCGTTGTTATTCTTAATTCCGACCGATTCAATGGCCGGGACTTTCTGTCATTAACCGCCAGTGAATTCCAACAGATGGCAGGCCGGGCCGGAAGACGCGGCATGGACAACATCGGATTTGCCACACTACTACCAGGTAAATACATGGATGTGTCCCTTGTGGCCAAACTGGTTAATGCCCCGCCTTTAAATGTGGACTCCCAGATCAAAATTGATTTTTCCATGGTGCTCAATCTTCTGTTATCCAACACCCCGGAACAGGTGCGCACCCTGTTAGAGAAATCCTTTGCCTCCTATCTCATTGCCATTGGTGCAAAAGCCGGAAAAAGCGGCAGAAAAGCGAGAAAAAAGTTCGGCAACGACATGGAATATTTATGGCTGGATTTTACCGAGCACATGGACTTCTTGATCCAGGAAGGCTTTGTCACGCCTGAAGGGACAAGACCCGCCGCCCTGACCGAAGATGGCATATGGGCCTCAAAACTTCGCATTGATTCACCCCTGCTGGTGGCCCAGAGTCTTCGGGACAAACTTTTACCCGAACGCGACCCTGCGCTTTTAGCAGCCATGATGGCCGCGTTTGTTAATGAAAAAGAGTTCAAGGATGATATGTTGTTTAATACCGCTCTTTCCAAACGACTTAAGGATGCGTTTATGGTGCTGCGCCGGGGACTGAAGCCCTTTGCCATAAAAATGCTGCAGTCAGGATTTCCCGCGCCCAACCTGTTTATCCAGCCGGCCACCCTGGTTTATGCCTGGGCCCACGATACACCCTGGGATGAGCTGATGCGCAAGTCGGATTTTGCTGAAGGGGATTTTGCCAGGCTGATCCTGAGAACTGCGGAAAATCTGCGCCAGATGACTCATCTTAAACAGGATTTCCCTGTTTTTGCCAAAACAGCGGCTGAAGCCATTGACATGATACTCAAATCGCCTGTGCTCACAGTGTGA
- a CDS encoding NUDIX domain-containing protein: MPHTNPNHGRFKFCPSCGSNSLDPDSVKSFKCRECGFGFFLNCAAAAMAVILDDQNRILVTVRGKDPGKGTLDLPGGFAEPGESIDHGLVREVKEELNLDIFDLEFFCSFANTYPYNDVVYHITDMAFTCKVRDLSLITPMDDVAGFRFIPVHDLDTGMFGMDSAQKVLKKYIQTLIKG, from the coding sequence ATGCCCCATACCAATCCCAACCACGGCCGGTTTAAGTTTTGCCCCTCCTGCGGCAGCAACAGCCTTGACCCTGACAGCGTAAAATCATTTAAATGCCGGGAATGCGGATTCGGTTTCTTTCTTAACTGTGCGGCAGCAGCTATGGCCGTCATCCTTGACGATCAAAACAGGATTCTGGTCACCGTGCGTGGAAAAGACCCCGGCAAAGGCACCCTTGATCTTCCGGGCGGATTTGCTGAGCCCGGCGAAAGCATCGACCATGGCTTGGTAAGAGAAGTAAAGGAAGAACTTAACCTGGATATTTTTGACCTTGAATTTTTCTGTTCATTTGCCAACACCTATCCTTACAATGATGTGGTATATCATATAACCGACATGGCATTCACCTGTAAGGTCAGGGATTTGTCTTTAATTACACCCATGGATGATGTGGCCGGCTTCAGGTTTATTCCGGTCCATGATCTTGACACCGGCATGTTCGGCATGGACTCGGCACAAAAGGTGCTGAAAAAATATATTCAAACATTAATTAAAGGTTAA